Proteins from a single region of Massilibacterium senegalense:
- a CDS encoding sensor histidine kinase, with amino-acid sequence MSGLKKKIALFFILFSTTLLFFVSAIIVYKGHVHFQMFSEEVAKYQIPDSLVFHVEQAILESIIWIVIVTMIVISIISTLLANLIIKPLLDMKDVAHQMAHGARDVKIGIHRNDELGDLATSLNNLSQQLQSLEQKRQEMTKDVAHELRNPLATLKSHLEALEDGIWQPTYDRIHSCTEEVERLIGLVKDLELLNSLDTPEFSLKKEEVSLAQVIQQTINLLETEYRKKKVTLVNQIESNPIIMGDSTRCMQIFMNIMMNALKYTEAGGTVRVLATETATTCNVTIADTGKGIQKESLEKIFDRLYREDQSRSRTTGGSGIGLAIVKRLVEAHEGEIYAESDGKSGTNIHVIFPRT; translated from the coding sequence ATGAGCGGATTAAAAAAGAAAATTGCGTTATTTTTTATTTTATTCTCCACCACTTTGTTGTTTTTTGTTAGTGCAATTATCGTGTACAAAGGGCATGTTCATTTTCAAATGTTTAGTGAAGAAGTAGCGAAATATCAAATACCTGATTCGTTAGTCTTTCATGTTGAACAAGCGATTTTGGAATCGATTATTTGGATTGTAATTGTGACGATGATCGTGATTAGTATTATTAGTACGTTACTTGCCAATCTTATTATTAAACCATTGCTCGATATGAAAGATGTTGCACATCAAATGGCACATGGTGCACGAGATGTGAAAATAGGCATTCATCGAAACGATGAACTAGGTGACCTTGCAACTTCTTTAAATAACCTTTCGCAACAGCTTCAATCATTAGAACAAAAAAGGCAGGAAATGACGAAAGATGTTGCTCATGAATTACGAAATCCTTTGGCGACGTTGAAAAGTCATCTGGAAGCATTAGAAGATGGGATCTGGCAACCAACATACGATCGTATTCATAGTTGTACAGAGGAAGTAGAGAGGTTGATTGGACTAGTCAAAGACTTAGAATTATTAAATTCACTAGATACACCAGAGTTTTCGCTAAAAAAGGAAGAAGTGTCTCTTGCGCAAGTTATCCAACAAACTATTAATTTGTTAGAAACAGAGTACCGAAAAAAGAAGGTAACATTAGTAAACCAAATTGAATCAAATCCTATCATTATGGGAGATTCAACGAGGTGTATGCAAATTTTCATGAACATTATGATGAATGCTTTAAAATATACAGAGGCTGGTGGGACGGTACGTGTATTGGCAACGGAAACTGCTACTACTTGCAATGTAACAATTGCAGATACCGGGAAAGGGATACAAAAAGAATCCCTCGAGAAAATATTTGATCGTTTATATAGAGAAGATCAATCGAGAAGTCGAACGACAGGAGGAAGTGGAATCGGCTTAGCCATCGTCAAACGTTTAGTAGAAGCACATGAAGGGGAAATTTATGCAGAAAGTGACGGGAAGTCTGGTACCAATATTCACGTTATTTTTCCACGTACATAA
- a CDS encoding response regulator transcription factor — translation MNNILLIDDEQKIREVLESYFLASGFVVFQATNGKEAMHILARETIDVIILDLMLPDTSGEELCQRIRLHYSTPILMLTAKVTEADKLHGLSIGADDYIEKPFSPKEVVMRVKVILRRTNDQLLLSETITTGNITIYSNAKEVYVHQVRIDFTPKEYALFVLLVKYPNRVFSRDELVERVMGFDFEGDVRVIDQHVKNIRKKIAQLDDSIEYIETVYGIGYKFGEGKR, via the coding sequence ATGAATAACATTTTGTTAATAGATGATGAGCAGAAAATTAGGGAAGTGTTAGAATCGTACTTTTTAGCTAGTGGTTTTGTTGTTTTTCAAGCTACAAATGGGAAAGAAGCTATGCACATATTAGCACGCGAAACGATTGATGTAATCATTCTTGATTTAATGTTACCAGATACGTCAGGGGAGGAATTGTGTCAACGTATTCGGCTGCATTACTCGACCCCGATTTTGATGTTAACGGCAAAAGTAACAGAAGCTGATAAGTTGCATGGTCTTTCGATTGGAGCGGATGATTATATTGAAAAACCATTTAGCCCAAAAGAAGTAGTGATGAGGGTGAAAGTGATTTTACGTCGAACGAACGATCAATTATTGTTATCAGAAACGATTACTACTGGAAATATTACAATCTATTCTAATGCAAAAGAAGTGTACGTGCATCAAGTACGAATTGATTTTACGCCGAAAGAATACGCATTGTTTGTCTTGTTAGTCAAATATCCGAATCGAGTTTTTTCAAGAGACGAGTTAGTAGAACGAGTGATGGGATTTGATTTTGAAGGCGATGTTCGAGTGATTGATCAACACGTTAAAAATATTCGGAAAAAGATTGCACAATTGGATGATTCGATAGAATATATCGAAACCGTTTATGGGATTGGATATAAATTTGGTGAGGGAAAAAGATGA
- a CDS encoding multicopper oxidase family protein: MKKKRVGFALLSVLFLVSACSNPSLQVKERPNNQEEIENPHEVMYKERFRLHDSTGTNVLKVPRVLKSDKVEGNDVYYTVRAQEGETSILEGTKTKTYGYNGTFLGPVIKVKKGQQVHIKTINELREDTTFHWHGLILPGKGDGGPHEVIRPQEEKDISFRVNQGATTLWFHPHPMHKTGEQVYKGLAGLLMIEDDKEKKLALPRDYGVNDYPIILQDRYFTSDHQLDYSAVKNEDGTVGNTLLINGTVNPYVEVKPEKIRFRFLNGSNLRNYRLTLSDKRHFQQIASDGGLLNQPIDRSSIFLSPSERTEVVVDFSSYRDGDTVNLLNEDGAVVLPIKIKGSPKKTPDLPTQLNTVEKETFPNKEVTKKVTLAGMGRMVTINQKQFDPNRIDFTQKVGEEEIWEIYNQPHHMGGMIHPFHIHGTQFRVLSINGEEPPESEQGWKDTIAVQPNDRVRIAVRFEEEGIYMFHCHILEHEDNGMMGQIEVTK, from the coding sequence ATGAAAAAGAAACGAGTAGGCTTTGCTTTGTTATCTGTACTTTTTTTGGTTAGTGCATGTTCTAATCCGTCTTTACAAGTAAAGGAACGACCAAATAATCAAGAAGAAATCGAAAATCCTCACGAAGTTATGTATAAGGAAAGGTTTCGATTACACGATTCAACTGGTACGAACGTATTAAAAGTTCCCCGTGTGTTAAAAAGTGATAAAGTGGAAGGGAATGATGTGTATTATACCGTTAGAGCGCAAGAAGGAGAAACATCGATTTTAGAAGGAACGAAAACAAAAACATACGGCTATAACGGTACTTTTTTAGGACCAGTGATTAAAGTAAAAAAAGGCCAACAGGTGCATATTAAAACCATTAATGAATTAAGAGAAGATACAACATTTCATTGGCATGGATTAATTTTGCCTGGAAAAGGTGACGGTGGACCGCATGAAGTAATACGACCGCAAGAAGAAAAAGATATTTCTTTTCGCGTAAACCAAGGCGCGACAACGTTATGGTTTCACCCTCATCCGATGCATAAAACTGGCGAGCAAGTGTATAAAGGATTAGCTGGTTTGCTGATGATTGAAGACGATAAAGAGAAGAAATTGGCACTTCCAAGAGATTACGGCGTAAATGATTATCCAATCATTTTGCAAGATCGTTATTTTACTTCGGATCATCAATTAGATTATTCTGCTGTGAAAAACGAAGATGGTACGGTTGGGAATACATTATTAATCAACGGTACAGTCAATCCTTATGTAGAAGTAAAACCAGAAAAAATTCGGTTTCGCTTTTTAAATGGTTCTAATTTAAGAAATTATCGCCTTACATTAAGTGACAAACGTCATTTTCAACAAATTGCCTCAGATGGTGGGTTGTTAAATCAACCAATAGATCGCTCTTCTATTTTTTTATCGCCTTCTGAAAGAACAGAAGTAGTAGTGGACTTTAGTAGCTATAGAGATGGGGATACGGTGAATCTATTAAACGAAGATGGAGCTGTCGTATTACCAATCAAAATAAAAGGTTCTCCTAAAAAAACACCTGATCTTCCAACACAATTAAATACGGTAGAAAAAGAGACATTTCCGAATAAGGAAGTGACAAAAAAAGTGACGTTAGCTGGGATGGGTCGTATGGTGACGATTAATCAAAAACAATTTGATCCGAATCGAATTGATTTTACACAAAAAGTTGGCGAAGAGGAAATATGGGAGATTTATAATCAACCACATCATATGGGAGGAATGATACATCCTTTCCATATTCACGGCACGCAATTTAGGGTACTTTCGATTAACGGTGAAGAACCACCAGAAAGTGAGCAAGGTTGGAAGGATACAATCGCTGTTCAACCGAACGACCGAGTTAGAATTGCTGTTCGGTTTGAAGAAGAGGGAATTTACATGTTTCATTGTCACATATTAGAACACGAAGACAATGGAATGATGGGGCAAATTGAAGTAACCAAATAG
- a CDS encoding Yip1 family protein, which produces MEETVQNNPTQTAKPSLFGMITNPAEQFTRMKERPTFILALILVSVLTAIFAGLQAYAITPNMGELGLSGEKLKVIQGMTIGAAVIGGLLVTPIGFLIAAGVYKLCFMIVGNDTSFKHIFSMMVHVSIISVLGLIINSILMFVLKGEVTSYTSLGALFDSTTFLSGFLSNVEFFNIWSLIVLGMGFQIVGGLSKKQTVIIILIIFLIVSLIGGFSATFAGLANTMPVE; this is translated from the coding sequence GTGGAAGAAACAGTGCAAAATAATCCAACTCAAACAGCTAAGCCATCATTGTTTGGAATGATTACGAACCCTGCGGAACAATTTACACGGATGAAAGAGCGACCTACCTTTATCTTAGCGTTAATTTTAGTTAGTGTGTTAACCGCTATTTTTGCAGGTTTACAGGCATATGCAATAACACCAAACATGGGAGAGCTTGGATTATCGGGAGAAAAATTAAAGGTGATACAAGGTATGACCATCGGTGCTGCGGTAATTGGTGGTTTATTAGTTACACCTATCGGTTTTTTAATTGCAGCAGGGGTATATAAATTATGTTTTATGATTGTTGGAAATGATACATCGTTTAAACATATTTTTTCGATGATGGTCCATGTATCGATTATTTCGGTTCTCGGTTTAATCATTAACTCTATTTTAATGTTTGTTCTTAAAGGTGAAGTAACAAGTTACACTAGTTTAGGTGCGTTATTTGATTCAACGACTTTTTTAAGTGGATTTTTATCGAATGTTGAATTTTTTAACATTTGGAGTTTAATTGTGTTAGGCATGGGTTTTCAAATAGTTGGCGGATTAAGCAAAAAGCAAACAGTTATCATTATTTTAATTATTTTCCTTATTGTTTCGTTAATCGGCGGTTTTTCTGCAACTTTTGCAGGCTTAGCGAATACAATGCCTGTGGAATAA